The proteins below come from a single Leopardus geoffroyi isolate Oge1 chromosome D3, O.geoffroyi_Oge1_pat1.0, whole genome shotgun sequence genomic window:
- the LOC123588452 gene encoding sphingomyelin phosphodiesterase 4 isoform X7: MTTFRRRVAEWRSPSLRRATLWVPQWFPKVAVFNVPQEAAMAFPHLQQPSFLLASLKADSVNKPFAQRCQDLVKVIEDFPAKELHAIFPWLVESIFGSLDGVLVGWNLRCLQGRVSPVEYSIAMEFLDPGGPMMKLVYKLQAEDYKFDFPVSYLPGPVKASIQERVLPDSPLYHNKVQFPPTGGLGLNLALNPFEYYMFFFALSLITQKPLPGTLHIRTSDCAYFILVDRYLSWFLPTEGSVLPALSSSPGGPNPSPAPRTPTMPFASYGLHHTSLLKRHISHQTSVNADPASHEIWRSETLLQVFVEMWLHHYSLEMYQKMQSPHAKESFTPTEEHVLVVRLLLKHLHAFSNSLKPEQVSPSTHSHATSPLEEFKRAAVPRFVQQKLYLFLQHCFGHWPLDASFRAVLEMWLSYLQPWRYAPEKQAQSSDCQARCVSERWAPFVQENLLMYTKLFVGFLSRALRTDLVSPKNALMVFRVAKVFAQPNLAEMIQKGEQLFLEPELVIPHRQHRLFTAPTFTGSFLSSWPPAVTDASFKVKSHVYSLEGQDCKYTPMFGPEVRTLVLRLAQLITQAKQTAKSISDQCGESTAGRPFLSWLGFCSTDTNGSYAANDLDEMGQDSVRKTDEYLEKALEYLCQMFRLSEAQLTQLTLALGTTQDENGKKQLPDCVVGEDGLILTPLGRYQIINGLRRFDIEYQGDSELQPIRSYEIASLVRVLFRLSSAINRRFAGPMAALCSRADFLGSFCRYHLTEPGLADRHLLSPVARGCAARRPRGPRLSLRFLGSYRTLLSLLLAFFVASLFCIGPLPCALLLVLGYLLYAVAMTLLTERSKLHHL; the protein is encoded by the exons TGGTTTCCTAAGGTGGCCGTTTTCAACGTTCCCCAGGAGGCTGCTATGGCGTTCCCTCACCTGCAGCAGCCCAGCTTCCTCCTG GCTAGCCTGAAAGCTGACTCTGTAAATAAGCCTTTTGCACAGCGGTGCCAAGACTTGGTTAAAGTCATTGAGGATTTTCCAGCAAAG GAGCTGCACGCCATCTTCCCGTGGCTGGTAGAGAGCATTTTCGGCAGCCTGGACGGTGTCCTCGTTGGCTGGAACCTCCGCTGCTTACAGGGGCGAGTGAGCCCTGTGGAGTACAGCATTGCAATGGAGTTTCTAGACCCCGG TGGCCCAATGATGAAGTTGGTTTATAAGCTCCAGGCCGAAGACTATAAGTTTGACTTTCCGGTTTCCTACCTGCCT GGCCCCGTGAAGGCATCCATCCAGGAGCGCGTGCTCCCCGACAGCCCCCTGTACCACAACAAGGTCCAGTTCCCCCCGACGGGGGGCCTCGGCCTGAACCTGGCCCTCA ATCCGTTCGAGTACTACATGTTCTTCTTTGCTTTGAGCCTCATCACTCAAAAG CCACTCCCTGGGACTCTCCACATACGAACTTCAGACTGTGCCTATTTCATCCTCGTGGACAGATACCTGTCATGGTTCCTGCCCACAGAAGGCAGTGTGCTCCCCGCACTCTCCTCCAGTCCTGGGGGGCCCAACCCCTCACCCGCTCCCAG aACACCAACCATGCCCTTCGCTTCTTATGGCCTCCACCACACCAGCCTCCTAAAGCGACACATCTCTCATCAGACATCTGTGAATGCAGACCCTGCCTCCCATGAGATCTGGAGGTCAGAAACTCTGCTTCAG GTTTTTGTTGAAATGTGGCTTCATCATTATTCCTTGGAGATGTACCAAAAAATGCAGTCCCCTCACGCCAAG GAGTCGTTCACACCCACGGAGGAGCACGTGTTGGTGGTGCGCCTGCTGCTAAAGCATCTGCACGCCTTTTCCAACAGCCTGAAGCCTGAGCAGgtctctccctccacccactcTCACGCCACCAGTCCCCTGGAGGAGTTCAAACG ggccGCCGTCCCGAGGTTTGTCCAGCAGAAACTCTACCTTTTCCTGCAGCACTGCTTTGGCCACTGGCCCCTGGATGCGTCCTTCAGAGCC GTCCTGGAGATGTGGCTGAGCTACCTACAGCCCTGGAGGTATGCACCTgagaagcaggctcagagcagCGACTGCCAGGCCCGGTGTGTGTCGGAGAGATG GGCACCCTTTGTGCAGGAGAATCTGCTGATGTACACCAAGCTTTTTGTGGGCTTCCTGAGCCGCGCGCTCCGCACCGACCTGGTCAGCCCCAAGAACGCGCTCATGGTATTCCGAGTGGCCAAAGTCTTTGCCCAGCCCAACCTGGCTGAAATGATCCAGAAAG GGGAACAGCTGTTCCTGGAGCCAGAACTCGTCATCCCACACCGCCAGCACCGACTCTTCACAGCTCCCACTTTCACCGGCAGCTTCCTGTCCTCGTGGCCCCCAGCCGTCACAGACGCCTCCTTCAAGGTGAAGAGCCACGTTTACAGCCTGGAGGGCCAGGACTGCAAGTACACCCCAATGTTTGGGCCCGAGGTCCGGACGCTG GTCTTGCGCCTGGCTCAGCTCATCACGCAGGCCAAGCAGACTGCCAAGTCCATCTCTGACCAGTGCGGGGAGAGCACGGCCGGCCGCCCCTTTCTGTCGTGGCTGGGCTTCTGCTCCACAGACACGAACGGCTCCTACGCAGCCAACGACCTGGACGAGATGGGGCAGGACAGTGTCCGCAAGACAGACGAGTACCTGGAGAAGGCCCTGGAGTACCTGTGCCAGATGTTCCGA CTCAGCGAGGCTCAGCTCACCCAGCTCACGCTTGCCTTGGGGACAACTCAAGATGAGAATGGGAAGAAGCAGCTCCCAGACTGCGTCGTGGGGGAGGACGGGCTCATCCTCACGCCCCTGGGCCGGTACCAG ATCATCAATGGGCTGCGAAGGTTTGACATCGAGTACCAGGGTGACTCAGAGCTGCAGCCCATCCGGAGCTATGAGATCGCCAGCCTGGTCCGCGTGCTCTTCCGGCTGTCCTCCGCCATCAACCGCAGG tTTGCAGGCCCGATGGCAGCCCTGTGTTCCCGTGCCGACTTCCTCGGCAGCTTTTGTCGGTACCACCTCACGGAGCCTGGGCTGGCAGACAGGCACCTGCTGAGCCCGGTGGCACGAGGGTGTGCGGCCCGCCGTCCCCGGGGCCCTAGGCTCAGCCTGCGCTTCCTGGGCAGCTACCGGACGCTGCTCTCGCTGCTTCTGGCCTTCTTCGTGGCCTCCCTGTTCTGTATTGGGCCCCTCCCTTGCGCCCTGCTCCTCGTGCTGGGCTACCTCCTCTACGCTGTGGCCATGACGCTGCTCACCGAGCGCAGCAAGCTGCACCATCTCTGA
- the LOC123588452 gene encoding sphingomyelin phosphodiesterase 4 isoform X9 produces MAFPHLQQPSFLLASLKADSVNKPFAQRCQDLVKVIEDFPAKELHAIFPWLVESIFGSLDGVLVGWNLRCLQGRVSPVEYSIAMEFLDPGGPMMKLVYKLQAEDYKFDFPVSYLPGPVKASIQERVLPDSPLYHNKVQFPPTGGLGLNLALNPFEYYMFFFALSLITQKPLPGTLHIRTSDCAYFILVDRYLSWFLPTEGSVLPALSSSPGGPNPSPAPRTPTMPFASYGLHHTSLLKRHISHQTSVNADPASHEIWRSETLLQVFVEMWLHHYSLEMYQKMQSPHAKLEVLHYRLSVSSALHSPAQPSLQALHAYQESFTPTEEHVLVVRLLLKHLHAFSNSLKPEQVSPSTHSHATSPLEEFKRAAVPRFVQQKLYLFLQHCFGHWPLDASFRAVLEMWLSYLQPWRYAPEKQAQSSDCQARCVSERWAPFVQENLLMYTKLFVGFLSRALRTDLVSPKNALMVFRVAKVFAQPNLAEMIQKGEQLFLEPELVIPHRQHRLFTAPTFTGSFLSSWPPAVTDASFKVKSHVYSLEGQDCKYTPMFGPEVRTLVLRLAQLITQAKQTAKSISDQCGESTAGRPFLSWLGFCSTDTNGSYAANDLDEMGQDSVRKTDEYLEKALEYLCQMFRLSEAQLTQLTLALGTTQDENGKKQLPDCVVGEDGLILTPLGRYQIINGLRRFDIEYQGDSELQPIRSYEIASLVRVLFRLSSAINRRFAGPMAALCSRADFLGSFCRYHLTEPGLADRHLLSPVARGCAARRPRGPRLSLRFLGSYRTLLSLLLAFFVASLFCIGPLPCALLLVLGYLLYAVAMTLLTERSKLHHL; encoded by the exons ATGGCGTTCCCTCACCTGCAGCAGCCCAGCTTCCTCCTG GCTAGCCTGAAAGCTGACTCTGTAAATAAGCCTTTTGCACAGCGGTGCCAAGACTTGGTTAAAGTCATTGAGGATTTTCCAGCAAAG GAGCTGCACGCCATCTTCCCGTGGCTGGTAGAGAGCATTTTCGGCAGCCTGGACGGTGTCCTCGTTGGCTGGAACCTCCGCTGCTTACAGGGGCGAGTGAGCCCTGTGGAGTACAGCATTGCAATGGAGTTTCTAGACCCCGG TGGCCCAATGATGAAGTTGGTTTATAAGCTCCAGGCCGAAGACTATAAGTTTGACTTTCCGGTTTCCTACCTGCCT GGCCCCGTGAAGGCATCCATCCAGGAGCGCGTGCTCCCCGACAGCCCCCTGTACCACAACAAGGTCCAGTTCCCCCCGACGGGGGGCCTCGGCCTGAACCTGGCCCTCA ATCCGTTCGAGTACTACATGTTCTTCTTTGCTTTGAGCCTCATCACTCAAAAG CCACTCCCTGGGACTCTCCACATACGAACTTCAGACTGTGCCTATTTCATCCTCGTGGACAGATACCTGTCATGGTTCCTGCCCACAGAAGGCAGTGTGCTCCCCGCACTCTCCTCCAGTCCTGGGGGGCCCAACCCCTCACCCGCTCCCAG aACACCAACCATGCCCTTCGCTTCTTATGGCCTCCACCACACCAGCCTCCTAAAGCGACACATCTCTCATCAGACATCTGTGAATGCAGACCCTGCCTCCCATGAGATCTGGAGGTCAGAAACTCTGCTTCAG GTTTTTGTTGAAATGTGGCTTCATCATTATTCCTTGGAGATGTACCAAAAAATGCAGTCCCCTCACGCCAAG CTGGAGGTTCTGCACTACCGACTCAGTGTCTCCAGCGCCCTCCACAGCCCTGCCCAACCCAGCCTCCAGGCCCTCCACGCCTACCAA GAGTCGTTCACACCCACGGAGGAGCACGTGTTGGTGGTGCGCCTGCTGCTAAAGCATCTGCACGCCTTTTCCAACAGCCTGAAGCCTGAGCAGgtctctccctccacccactcTCACGCCACCAGTCCCCTGGAGGAGTTCAAACG ggccGCCGTCCCGAGGTTTGTCCAGCAGAAACTCTACCTTTTCCTGCAGCACTGCTTTGGCCACTGGCCCCTGGATGCGTCCTTCAGAGCC GTCCTGGAGATGTGGCTGAGCTACCTACAGCCCTGGAGGTATGCACCTgagaagcaggctcagagcagCGACTGCCAGGCCCGGTGTGTGTCGGAGAGATG GGCACCCTTTGTGCAGGAGAATCTGCTGATGTACACCAAGCTTTTTGTGGGCTTCCTGAGCCGCGCGCTCCGCACCGACCTGGTCAGCCCCAAGAACGCGCTCATGGTATTCCGAGTGGCCAAAGTCTTTGCCCAGCCCAACCTGGCTGAAATGATCCAGAAAG GGGAACAGCTGTTCCTGGAGCCAGAACTCGTCATCCCACACCGCCAGCACCGACTCTTCACAGCTCCCACTTTCACCGGCAGCTTCCTGTCCTCGTGGCCCCCAGCCGTCACAGACGCCTCCTTCAAGGTGAAGAGCCACGTTTACAGCCTGGAGGGCCAGGACTGCAAGTACACCCCAATGTTTGGGCCCGAGGTCCGGACGCTG GTCTTGCGCCTGGCTCAGCTCATCACGCAGGCCAAGCAGACTGCCAAGTCCATCTCTGACCAGTGCGGGGAGAGCACGGCCGGCCGCCCCTTTCTGTCGTGGCTGGGCTTCTGCTCCACAGACACGAACGGCTCCTACGCAGCCAACGACCTGGACGAGATGGGGCAGGACAGTGTCCGCAAGACAGACGAGTACCTGGAGAAGGCCCTGGAGTACCTGTGCCAGATGTTCCGA CTCAGCGAGGCTCAGCTCACCCAGCTCACGCTTGCCTTGGGGACAACTCAAGATGAGAATGGGAAGAAGCAGCTCCCAGACTGCGTCGTGGGGGAGGACGGGCTCATCCTCACGCCCCTGGGCCGGTACCAG ATCATCAATGGGCTGCGAAGGTTTGACATCGAGTACCAGGGTGACTCAGAGCTGCAGCCCATCCGGAGCTATGAGATCGCCAGCCTGGTCCGCGTGCTCTTCCGGCTGTCCTCCGCCATCAACCGCAGG tTTGCAGGCCCGATGGCAGCCCTGTGTTCCCGTGCCGACTTCCTCGGCAGCTTTTGTCGGTACCACCTCACGGAGCCTGGGCTGGCAGACAGGCACCTGCTGAGCCCGGTGGCACGAGGGTGTGCGGCCCGCCGTCCCCGGGGCCCTAGGCTCAGCCTGCGCTTCCTGGGCAGCTACCGGACGCTGCTCTCGCTGCTTCTGGCCTTCTTCGTGGCCTCCCTGTTCTGTATTGGGCCCCTCCCTTGCGCCCTGCTCCTCGTGCTGGGCTACCTCCTCTACGCTGTGGCCATGACGCTGCTCACCGAGCGCAGCAAGCTGCACCATCTCTGA
- the LOC123588452 gene encoding sphingomyelin phosphodiesterase 4 isoform X11 — translation MMKLVYKLQAEDYKFDFPVSYLPGPVKASIQERVLPDSPLYHNKVQFPPTGGLGLNLALNPFEYYMFFFALSLITQKPLPGTLHIRTSDCAYFILVDRYLSWFLPTEGSVLPALSSSPGGPNPSPAPRTPTMPFASYGLHHTSLLKRHISHQTSVNADPASHEIWRSETLLQVFVEMWLHHYSLEMYQKMQSPHAKLEVLHYRLSVSSALHSPAQPSLQALHAYQESFTPTEEHVLVVRLLLKHLHAFSNSLKPEQVSPSTHSHATSPLEEFKRAAVPRFVQQKLYLFLQHCFGHWPLDASFRAVLEMWLSYLQPWRYAPEKQAQSSDCQARCVSERWAPFVQENLLMYTKLFVGFLSRALRTDLVSPKNALMVFRVAKVFAQPNLAEMIQKGEQLFLEPELVIPHRQHRLFTAPTFTGSFLSSWPPAVTDASFKVKSHVYSLEGQDCKYTPMFGPEVRTLVLRLAQLITQAKQTAKSISDQCGESTAGRPFLSWLGFCSTDTNGSYAANDLDEMGQDSVRKTDEYLEKALEYLCQMFRLSEAQLTQLTLALGTTQDENGKKQLPDCVVGEDGLILTPLGRYQIINGLRRFDIEYQGDSELQPIRSYEIASLVRVLFRLSSAINRRFAGPMAALCSRADFLGSFCRYHLTEPGLADRHLLSPVARGCAARRPRGPRLSLRFLGSYRTLLSLLLAFFVASLFCIGPLPCALLLVLGYLLYAVAMTLLTERSKLHHL, via the exons ATGATGAAGTTGGTTTATAAGCTCCAGGCCGAAGACTATAAGTTTGACTTTCCGGTTTCCTACCTGCCT GGCCCCGTGAAGGCATCCATCCAGGAGCGCGTGCTCCCCGACAGCCCCCTGTACCACAACAAGGTCCAGTTCCCCCCGACGGGGGGCCTCGGCCTGAACCTGGCCCTCA ATCCGTTCGAGTACTACATGTTCTTCTTTGCTTTGAGCCTCATCACTCAAAAG CCACTCCCTGGGACTCTCCACATACGAACTTCAGACTGTGCCTATTTCATCCTCGTGGACAGATACCTGTCATGGTTCCTGCCCACAGAAGGCAGTGTGCTCCCCGCACTCTCCTCCAGTCCTGGGGGGCCCAACCCCTCACCCGCTCCCAG aACACCAACCATGCCCTTCGCTTCTTATGGCCTCCACCACACCAGCCTCCTAAAGCGACACATCTCTCATCAGACATCTGTGAATGCAGACCCTGCCTCCCATGAGATCTGGAGGTCAGAAACTCTGCTTCAG GTTTTTGTTGAAATGTGGCTTCATCATTATTCCTTGGAGATGTACCAAAAAATGCAGTCCCCTCACGCCAAG CTGGAGGTTCTGCACTACCGACTCAGTGTCTCCAGCGCCCTCCACAGCCCTGCCCAACCCAGCCTCCAGGCCCTCCACGCCTACCAA GAGTCGTTCACACCCACGGAGGAGCACGTGTTGGTGGTGCGCCTGCTGCTAAAGCATCTGCACGCCTTTTCCAACAGCCTGAAGCCTGAGCAGgtctctccctccacccactcTCACGCCACCAGTCCCCTGGAGGAGTTCAAACG ggccGCCGTCCCGAGGTTTGTCCAGCAGAAACTCTACCTTTTCCTGCAGCACTGCTTTGGCCACTGGCCCCTGGATGCGTCCTTCAGAGCC GTCCTGGAGATGTGGCTGAGCTACCTACAGCCCTGGAGGTATGCACCTgagaagcaggctcagagcagCGACTGCCAGGCCCGGTGTGTGTCGGAGAGATG GGCACCCTTTGTGCAGGAGAATCTGCTGATGTACACCAAGCTTTTTGTGGGCTTCCTGAGCCGCGCGCTCCGCACCGACCTGGTCAGCCCCAAGAACGCGCTCATGGTATTCCGAGTGGCCAAAGTCTTTGCCCAGCCCAACCTGGCTGAAATGATCCAGAAAG GGGAACAGCTGTTCCTGGAGCCAGAACTCGTCATCCCACACCGCCAGCACCGACTCTTCACAGCTCCCACTTTCACCGGCAGCTTCCTGTCCTCGTGGCCCCCAGCCGTCACAGACGCCTCCTTCAAGGTGAAGAGCCACGTTTACAGCCTGGAGGGCCAGGACTGCAAGTACACCCCAATGTTTGGGCCCGAGGTCCGGACGCTG GTCTTGCGCCTGGCTCAGCTCATCACGCAGGCCAAGCAGACTGCCAAGTCCATCTCTGACCAGTGCGGGGAGAGCACGGCCGGCCGCCCCTTTCTGTCGTGGCTGGGCTTCTGCTCCACAGACACGAACGGCTCCTACGCAGCCAACGACCTGGACGAGATGGGGCAGGACAGTGTCCGCAAGACAGACGAGTACCTGGAGAAGGCCCTGGAGTACCTGTGCCAGATGTTCCGA CTCAGCGAGGCTCAGCTCACCCAGCTCACGCTTGCCTTGGGGACAACTCAAGATGAGAATGGGAAGAAGCAGCTCCCAGACTGCGTCGTGGGGGAGGACGGGCTCATCCTCACGCCCCTGGGCCGGTACCAG ATCATCAATGGGCTGCGAAGGTTTGACATCGAGTACCAGGGTGACTCAGAGCTGCAGCCCATCCGGAGCTATGAGATCGCCAGCCTGGTCCGCGTGCTCTTCCGGCTGTCCTCCGCCATCAACCGCAGG tTTGCAGGCCCGATGGCAGCCCTGTGTTCCCGTGCCGACTTCCTCGGCAGCTTTTGTCGGTACCACCTCACGGAGCCTGGGCTGGCAGACAGGCACCTGCTGAGCCCGGTGGCACGAGGGTGTGCGGCCCGCCGTCCCCGGGGCCCTAGGCTCAGCCTGCGCTTCCTGGGCAGCTACCGGACGCTGCTCTCGCTGCTTCTGGCCTTCTTCGTGGCCTCCCTGTTCTGTATTGGGCCCCTCCCTTGCGCCCTGCTCCTCGTGCTGGGCTACCTCCTCTACGCTGTGGCCATGACGCTGCTCACCGAGCGCAGCAAGCTGCACCATCTCTGA